CCGCCACTGAGGAGTCGGAGGTAGGGCGGCAAGTGCTCGAGATGATACTGGAAAATCACCGCCTTGCGGCCAGGGAGCAGAGGCCCGCGTGTCAGGACACGGGGGTGGCGGTGGTCTTCCTTGAAATGGGGCAGGATGTCAGGATCGAGGGAGGCGACCTTGCCGCAGCCATCAACGAGGGCGTGCGGCGCGGTTACGAGAAGGGTTGCCTGAGAAAATCTGTGGTGTCGGAACCGTTGTTTGAGCGCAGGAACACCCGCGACAACACGCCGGCCATCATCCACACCGATATTGTCCCGGGCGACAAGCTCAAGATCACTCTAGCGCCCAAAGGCGGCGGAGCCGAGAACATGAGCGGCATTGCCATGATGATTCCAGCAGCAGGCGTCGAGGGCGTTCGGAAGTTCGTGATCGATCAGGTTCGCAAGGCCGGACCCAACCCGTGCCCGCCGATCGTAGTGGGCGTAGGAGTGGGCGGCAACTTCGAAACCGCCCCTCTGCTTGCCAAGAAGGCGCTTGTGCGCCCCATGGGAAGCAAGAACCCCAATCCCGCATATGCGGCCTTGGAGGATGAGCTTCTTGAGGCCATAAACAAGCTGGGGATCGGGCCGCAGGGACTGGGCGGCAGCACGACTGCACTGGCTGTGCACGTGGAATACGCACCGTGTCACATCGCCAGCCTGCCAGTGGCAGTCAACTTGAACTGCCACGTGTCGCCGCACCAGAGCATCACCTTGTAAGCAGGGGAGGGAGAGAGCGAAATGGCAAAGCGGATTACCACCCCGCTGGACGAGGAGACTGTGGCGCGCCTGAAAGCAGGAGATCAGGTGTTGCTGTCAGGCGTGGTGTATACGGCCAGAGACGCGGCTCACAAAAGGCTTATTGCTCTTATCGAGGAAGGAAAGGAGCTTCCGATTGATCTTCAGGGGCAGGTCATCTACTATGTCGGGCCTGCGCCGGCCAAACCTGGGAATCCAATCGGCTCGGCCGGCCCCACCACCAGCGGACGCATGG
This portion of the Clostridia bacterium genome encodes:
- a CDS encoding fumarate hydratase, whose translation is MGCAKSRVIPAGEITNAMEKLCISACCNLPEENLKRIEAFAATEESEVGRQVLEMILENHRLAAREQRPACQDTGVAVVFLEMGQDVRIEGGDLAAAINEGVRRGYEKGCLRKSVVSEPLFERRNTRDNTPAIIHTDIVPGDKLKITLAPKGGGAENMSGIAMMIPAAGVEGVRKFVIDQVRKAGPNPCPPIVVGVGVGGNFETAPLLAKKALVRPMGSKNPNPAYAALEDELLEAINKLGIGPQGLGGSTTALAVHVEYAPCHIASLPVAVNLNCHVSPHQSITL